The Nitrospinota bacterium genome segment TCTCAAATCTTAAGATTATCATTTAAGCATAAAAGAAAATCTTATGAAAAAAAATATTATCGCTCTATTTCTATCTTTTTCTCTCTTGCTTATTTTCTCGTGTATTTCCATTACTTATGCTCAAAATACTAAAGAAGATTCCTCTAAACTTGAAAAAGCCATGAAAAAGATGATAGAAAATGATCTAAAGGGAAGAGGAATAACCGATCAAAGGGTCTTGACTGCGATGAAAAGGGTCTTAAGGCATAACTTTGTCGATAAAAAATTCAGGGACGTCGCCTATTCAGATCATCCCTTACCCATTGATGAAGGCCAGACCATATCTCAACCTTATGTAGTTGCCCTTATGACAGAGTCTCTTAGAATTAAAAAGGGAGAAAAGGTTCTTGAAATAGGAACTGGCTCAGGATATCAGGCAGCTGTTCTTGGAGAAATAACAGACAAGGTTTACACCATTGAGATTCGAGAAAGACTGACAAAAAGAGCAAAAGAAACATTAATAAAAGAAGGCTATGAGAGTATAAAAGTAAAACATGGGGATGGATATTTTGGATGGAGGGAATATGCTCCCTTTGATGCTATTATGATAACTGCCGCAGCAAACCATGTTCCACCAACACTTTTAAATCAATTGAAAGAGGGAGGCCGACTTATCATACCTTTAGGAAGCACCACATATTTTCAAACATTGACATTAATCGAAAAAAAGAAAGGGGATTTTTTGACTACTCATATTACAGGGGTTCGTTTTGTGCCGATGACAGGGGAAATACTAAAAAGAAAGTAGTATCGTATCCCACCTTTTACAAGAGGGACATTTCCAAAAAACCTCTTGAGATGTAAAACCACACTCTTTACATTTATAGATATTTTTCTTATCTTTCAAGACATCTAAAGGAACATGGTAATCTCTATCTGATTCAGCAGTGGATATCTTGAGAATGCAGGCATAGGCTTCAGTTATATGAGGGTTAATCTCAATAACCTTTTGAAATTCTCCTGTCGCTTGTTTTAACATATTTTTCCTTAAAAAAAACTTACCTAAAAGGAGATGCAGATTTGCATTTTTAGGATCTTTTTTGAGATAATTTTTATATAAGAGTTCTAGTTCATCGGATTTTTCTAATTCAAAAAAAACTCTTTCTATTTTAGAAGAGACCAAAGGCAAAAAATTATGATCTACCTCACCTACTCTTTTCCACAAAGAAAGAGCCTTTCTCTTTCTGCCTTGATTAAAGAAAACATCTCCCAAGCTGATGAGGGCATAAATACAATTTTTGTCAAGGGATAAAGCTTGTTTAAAATATCGAATAGCTCCTTTTATATCTCCTTGAGAAAGCATATCTTTCCCTGTCTCTATCTTGATATAGATTAACTCCTTAGTATCTTTTATCCCTTCCATCTTCAAGACTGTTTTCTGAATATTATAGGCATTATTCCAGTCCTTTAAATCTTTATAAAGTCTTCCTAATTGTAGATATGCCTTTATATTTTTTCTGTCTAGGTCAATAACCTGATTGAAATATTGGACCGCCTTATTAAAATTGCCTAAAAGTCTGTAATTAATCCCCAATTCTGATAATAAACGAATTCTTAAATTCTTATCTAATCTGTTTTTTAATAATAGGCTTTTATTTAACCTGATGGCTTTTGTTGTTTCTCCCTTTTCTCTCA includes the following:
- a CDS encoding protein-L-isoaspartate(D-aspartate) O-methyltransferase — translated: MKKNIIALFLSFSLLLIFSCISITYAQNTKEDSSKLEKAMKKMIENDLKGRGITDQRVLTAMKRVLRHNFVDKKFRDVAYSDHPLPIDEGQTISQPYVVALMTESLRIKKGEKVLEIGTGSGYQAAVLGEITDKVYTIEIRERLTKRAKETLIKEGYESIKVKHGDGYFGWREYAPFDAIMITAAANHVPPTLLNQLKEGGRLIIPLGSTTYFQTLTLIEKKKGDFLTTHITGVRFVPMTGEILKRK
- a CDS encoding tetratricopeptide repeat protein, whose protein sequence is MSYFSHYYFIFKNQAPLSLLSLITIFSIICIVLMLLRNSLSRKEKRKIRRLEKENLFFRKSINLFYKDDKDSAIKELRKLVKISPHSDEIYLEIARLLREKGETTKAIRLNKSLLLKNRLDKNLRIRLLSELGINYRLLGNFNKAVQYFNQVIDLDRKNIKAYLQLGRLYKDLKDWNNAYNIQKTVLKMEGIKDTKELIYIKIETGKDMLSQGDIKGAIRYFKQALSLDKNCIYALISLGDVFFNQGRKRKALSLWKRVGEVDHNFLPLVSSKIERVFFELEKSDELELLYKNYLKKDPKNANLHLLLGKFFLRKNMLKQATGEFQKVIEINPHITEAYACILKISTAESDRDYHVPLDVLKDKKNIYKCKECGFTSQEVFWKCPSCKRWDTILLSF